In Sebaldella termitidis ATCC 33386, one DNA window encodes the following:
- a CDS encoding dual specificity protein phosphatase family protein, with protein sequence MENYMKIFLLFLFLIQSVGYAEINAIEEEILADNIRNFYKVSDGIYRSAQPDRKNMELMDIIGVKTVINLRRYHSDMNEAKNTSLKLERVKMNPGKIKDEDIAEILTLIKNSDKPVLIHCWHGSDRTGVVVAMYRIVFEGFSKEEAIKELREEKYGHHENIYGNIVKYIRNVDVEKLKTKIL encoded by the coding sequence ATGGAAAATTATATGAAAATCTTCCTATTATTTCTTTTTTTGATACAGAGTGTCGGTTATGCTGAAATAAATGCCATAGAAGAAGAAATACTGGCTGATAACATAAGAAATTTTTATAAAGTAAGTGATGGTATATACAGATCGGCGCAGCCTGACAGAAAAAATATGGAGTTAATGGACATAATAGGTGTAAAAACTGTGATAAATCTCAGAAGGTATCATTCTGACATGAATGAAGCTAAAAATACATCTCTAAAGCTGGAAAGAGTAAAAATGAATCCCGGGAAGATAAAAGATGAAGATATAGCAGAAATACTCACACTCATAAAAAATTCAGACAAGCCGGTTTTGATACACTGCTGGCACGGAAGCGACAGGACTGGGGTAGTAGTTGCTATGTACAGAATAGTATTTGAAGGATTCAGCAAGGAAGAAGCCATAAAGGAACTCAGAGAGGAAAAATACGGACATCACGAAAATATTTACGGAAATATAGTAAAGTATATTCGTAATGTTGACGTAGAAAAACTAAAAACAAAAATTTTATAA